A genomic segment from Streptomyces sp. NBC_00237 encodes:
- a CDS encoding YbdD/YjiX family protein, with amino-acid sequence MSTGAPKDALSTAGLRHRLSRLRLFVRELTGEATYDRYVAHARSHDPDAPVMTRRAFERSRTDAREGDPRDGFRCC; translated from the coding sequence ATGAGCACGGGGGCGCCGAAGGACGCACTGAGCACCGCGGGCCTGCGGCACCGGCTGTCCCGCCTGCGCCTGTTCGTACGCGAGCTGACCGGCGAGGCGACGTACGACCGGTACGTCGCCCACGCCAGGTCGCACGATCCGGACGCCCCCGTGATGACCCGCCGCGCCTTCGAGCGCAGCCGCACCGACGCCCGCGAGGGCGACCCCCGGGACGGCTTCCGCTGCTGCTGA
- a CDS encoding GNAT family N-acetyltransferase — protein sequence MTVLARKDIRVRTAEPAEYPEVGDITAGAYLGDDLLSGGPQDPYLTVLRDAATRAEKAELLVAVDADGTLLGTVTYAPQGSPLQDIAQADEAEFRMLAVAHAGRGRGAGASLVRACIARAQATEGVVRLVMSTQPAMRGAHRIYERLGFVRTPERDWEPVPGLGLLTYEKAL from the coding sequence ATGACTGTGCTTGCCCGAAAAGACATCCGCGTCCGCACCGCCGAACCCGCCGAATACCCCGAAGTGGGCGACATCACCGCCGGCGCCTACCTCGGCGACGACCTCCTCTCCGGCGGCCCCCAGGACCCGTACCTGACCGTCCTGCGCGACGCCGCGACCCGCGCCGAGAAGGCCGAACTGCTCGTCGCCGTGGACGCCGACGGGACTCTCCTGGGCACCGTCACCTATGCTCCCCAGGGCAGCCCCCTCCAGGACATCGCTCAGGCCGACGAGGCCGAATTCCGCATGCTCGCGGTCGCGCACGCCGGTCGGGGCCGAGGGGCGGGCGCCTCGCTCGTACGGGCCTGCATCGCCCGCGCACAGGCCACGGAAGGGGTCGTACGGCTGGTGATGTCGACCCAGCCCGCGATGCGCGGCGCGCACCGGATCTACGAGCGCCTCGGCTTCGTACGGACGCCGGAACGGGACTGGGAACCGGTGCCGGGACTGGGGCTCCTGACGTACGAAAAGGCCCTGTAA
- a CDS encoding ribonucleoside-diphosphate reductase subunit alpha, whose protein sequence is MTIAPVDPAIAEQSQAENQDAPGTALLRTLTDLTADLTDTDPGRVAAAALRGRNARSDAAELRELATEAAAGLISEDPAYSRLAARLLARTIRDEAATQGVGCFSESVAVGHREGLIADRTADFVAKHAAALDELIDLEGDDRFEYFGLRTVYGRYLLRHPITRQVVETPQHFMLRVASGLAEDDSERALAEVASLYRLMSRLDYLPSSPTLFNSGTRHPQMSSCYLLDSPMDELDSIYDRYHQVARLSKHAGGIGLSYSRIRARGSLIRGTNGHSNGIVPFLKTLDASVAAVNQGGRRKGAAAVYLETWHADIEEFLELRDNTGEDARRTHNLNLAHWIPDEFMRRVDQDGQWSLFSPADVPELVDLWGDEFDAAYRKAEAAGLAKKSMSARELYGRMMRTLAQTGNGWMTFKDASNRTANQTAEPGHTVHSSNLCTEILEVTNDGETAVCNLGSVNMGAFVLADGEIDWDRLDQTVRTAVTFLDRVVDINFYPTEQAGNSNSKWRPVGLGAMGLQDVFFKLKLPFDSPEAAALSTRIAERIMLAAYEASCDLAERAGSFPAWEKTRTARGVLHPDHYGVESAWPERWDALRARIAKTGMRNSLLLAIAPTATIASIAGVYECIEPQVSNLFKRETLSGEFLQVNSYLVRDLKELGVWDAQTREALRDASGSVQGFNWIPAEVRDLYRTAWEIPQRGLIDMAAARTPYLDQSQSLNLFLETPTIGKLSSMYAYAWKKGLKTTYYLRSRPATRIARAAGSQSASVAAPTTLPAQQVTDVTDAEALACSLENPESCEACQ, encoded by the coding sequence GTGACCATCGCGCCAGTCGATCCGGCCATCGCCGAGCAGAGTCAGGCTGAGAACCAGGACGCTCCGGGTACCGCGCTGCTGCGCACCCTGACCGACCTGACCGCCGACCTGACCGACACCGACCCCGGCCGGGTCGCCGCCGCCGCCCTGCGGGGGCGCAACGCGCGCTCGGACGCCGCCGAGCTCCGGGAGCTCGCCACCGAGGCCGCCGCAGGACTCATCTCCGAGGACCCCGCGTACTCGCGCCTCGCCGCTCGCCTGCTCGCCCGTACGATCCGGGACGAGGCGGCCACCCAGGGCGTGGGCTGCTTCTCCGAGTCCGTCGCCGTCGGTCACCGCGAAGGGCTCATCGCGGACCGTACGGCCGACTTCGTCGCGAAGCACGCGGCGGCGCTCGACGAGCTGATCGACCTCGAAGGCGACGACCGCTTCGAGTACTTCGGCCTGCGCACGGTCTACGGCCGCTACCTGCTGCGCCACCCCATCACCCGCCAGGTCGTCGAGACCCCGCAGCACTTCATGCTGCGCGTGGCCTCCGGCCTCGCCGAGGACGACAGCGAGCGGGCTCTCGCCGAGGTCGCCTCCCTGTACCGCCTGATGAGCCGCCTGGACTACCTCCCGTCCTCGCCGACGCTCTTCAACTCCGGCACCCGCCACCCGCAGATGTCGTCCTGCTACCTCCTCGACTCCCCGATGGACGAACTGGACTCGATCTACGACCGCTACCACCAGGTCGCGCGCCTCTCCAAGCACGCGGGCGGCATCGGCCTCTCGTACTCGCGCATCCGCGCCCGCGGCTCCCTGATCCGGGGCACCAACGGCCACTCCAACGGCATCGTGCCGTTCCTGAAGACGCTCGACGCCTCCGTCGCGGCCGTCAACCAGGGCGGCCGCCGCAAGGGCGCAGCGGCGGTCTACCTGGAGACCTGGCACGCGGACATCGAGGAGTTCCTGGAGCTCCGCGACAACACGGGCGAGGACGCCCGCCGCACCCACAACCTGAACCTCGCCCACTGGATCCCGGACGAGTTCATGCGCCGCGTGGACCAGGACGGCCAGTGGTCGCTGTTCTCCCCCGCCGACGTCCCCGAGCTGGTGGACCTGTGGGGCGACGAGTTCGACGCCGCCTACCGCAAGGCCGAGGCCGCCGGTCTCGCCAAGAAGTCGATGTCGGCCCGCGAGCTGTACGGCCGCATGATGCGCACCCTCGCGCAGACCGGCAACGGCTGGATGACGTTCAAGGACGCCTCCAACCGCACCGCCAACCAGACGGCGGAGCCGGGCCACACGGTCCACTCCTCCAACCTGTGCACCGAGATCCTCGAAGTCACCAACGACGGCGAGACGGCTGTCTGTAACCTCGGCTCGGTCAACATGGGCGCCTTCGTCCTCGCCGACGGCGAGATCGACTGGGACCGCCTGGACCAGACCGTCCGCACCGCCGTCACCTTCCTCGACCGCGTCGTGGACATCAACTTCTACCCGACCGAGCAGGCCGGGAACTCCAACTCCAAGTGGCGCCCGGTCGGCCTGGGCGCGATGGGCCTCCAGGACGTCTTCTTCAAGCTGAAGCTCCCCTTCGACTCCCCGGAGGCGGCCGCGCTCTCCACTCGTATCGCCGAGCGGATCATGCTCGCGGCGTACGAGGCGTCCTGCGACCTCGCCGAGCGCGCGGGCTCCTTCCCCGCCTGGGAGAAGACCCGCACCGCCCGAGGCGTGCTGCACCCCGACCACTACGGCGTCGAGTCCGCCTGGCCCGAGCGCTGGGACGCCCTGCGCGCCCGCATCGCCAAGACCGGCATGCGCAACTCGCTCCTCCTGGCCATCGCCCCGACGGCCACCATCGCGTCCATCGCGGGCGTGTACGAGTGCATCGAGCCGCAGGTCTCCAACCTCTTCAAGCGCGAGACCCTCTCCGGCGAGTTCCTCCAGGTGAACTCCTACCTGGTCCGCGACCTCAAGGAGCTCGGCGTCTGGGACGCCCAGACCCGCGAGGCCCTGCGCGACGCGTCCGGCTCCGTCCAGGGCTTCAACTGGATCCCGGCCGAGGTCCGCGACCTGTACCGCACCGCCTGGGAGATCCCGCAGCGCGGCCTGATCGACATGGCCGCGGCCCGCACCCCGTACCTCGACCAGTCCCAGTCCCTGAACCTCTTCCTGGAAACGCCCACCATCGGCAAGCTCAGCTCGATGTACGCGTACGCCTGGAAGAAGGGCCTGAAGACGACGTACTACCTGCGCTCGCGCCCCGCCACCCGGATCGCCCGCGCCGCGGGCTCGCAGAGCGCCTCGGTCGCGGCCCCCACCACCCTCCCCGCCCAGCAGGTGACCGACGTGACGGACGCCGAAGCGCTCGCCTGCTCCCTTGAGAACCCCGAGTCCTGCGAGGCATGCCAGTAA
- a CDS encoding ribonucleotide-diphosphate reductase subunit beta encodes MSTDKNKNLLDPGFELTLRPMRYPDFYERYRDAIKNTWTVEEVDLHSDVADLAKLTPGEQHMIGRLVAFFATGDSIVSNNLVLTLYKHINSPEARLYLSRQLFEEAVHVQFYLTLLDTYLPDPDDRAAAFDAVEEIPSIREKAQFCFKWINEVEKLDRLESKADRRRFLLNLICFAACIEGLFFYGAFAYVYWFRSRGLLHGLATGTNWVFRDESCHMDAAFAFVDTVREEEPDLFDDELGQQITDMIKEAVEAELQFGRDLCGDGLPGMNTESMRQYLECVADQRLVRLGLAPVYGSENPFSFMELQGVQELTNFFERRVSAYQVAVEGTVGFDDDF; translated from the coding sequence ATGAGCACCGACAAGAACAAGAACCTCCTCGACCCGGGCTTCGAGCTGACTCTCCGCCCCATGCGCTACCCGGACTTCTACGAGCGCTACCGGGACGCGATCAAGAACACCTGGACCGTCGAGGAGGTCGACCTCCACTCGGACGTCGCGGACCTGGCGAAGCTCACCCCGGGCGAGCAGCACATGATCGGCCGCCTCGTCGCGTTCTTCGCGACCGGCGACTCGATCGTCTCGAACAACCTCGTCCTCACCCTGTACAAGCACATCAACTCCCCCGAAGCGCGCCTCTACCTCTCGCGCCAGCTCTTCGAGGAAGCCGTCCACGTCCAGTTCTACTTGACCCTTCTGGACACCTACCTCCCCGACCCGGACGACCGCGCCGCCGCGTTCGACGCCGTCGAGGAGATCCCCTCCATCCGCGAGAAGGCGCAGTTCTGCTTCAAGTGGATCAACGAGGTCGAGAAGCTCGACCGCCTGGAGTCGAAGGCCGACCGCCGCCGCTTCCTGCTCAACCTGATCTGCTTCGCGGCGTGCATCGAGGGCCTGTTCTTCTACGGCGCCTTCGCCTACGTCTACTGGTTCCGCTCGCGGGGCCTGCTGCACGGTCTCGCAACCGGGACGAACTGGGTCTTCCGTGACGAAAGCTGCCACATGGACGCCGCCTTCGCGTTCGTCGACACCGTCCGCGAGGAGGAGCCCGACCTCTTCGACGACGAGCTCGGCCAGCAGATCACGGACATGATCAAGGAGGCCGTCGAGGCGGAGCTCCAGTTCGGCCGCGACCTGTGCGGTGACGGCCTGCCGGGCATGAACACCGAGTCCATGCGCCAGTACCTGGAGTGCGTCGCCGACCAGCGCCTGGTCCGCCTGGGCCTGGCTCCGGTCTACGGCTCGGAGAACCCCTTCTCCTTCATGGAGCTCCAGGGCGTCCAGGAACTGACGAACTTCTTCGAACGCCGCGTCTCGGCGTACCAGGTGGCCGTCGAGGGCACCGTCGGATTCGACGACGACTTCTAG
- a CDS encoding helix-turn-helix transcriptional regulator, with protein MHPDHSSQPRPQPEPRRNTTPYGDELKARREQAGLTQQELADLAFMTRTHIAHIEAGRRIPSLSDARRLDEALQTGGVFARFLPDAKRRKVAKHFEAARELESQASMIREFGLTLVPGLLQTEGYMRAVFRAYFPVKSKQKLEEAVTARLERAHILEDPLTPHTTVLLDEAALRRPHGGPSVMAEQLRHIAGLAERDRLRLHILPFGVGCHALIESNLRLMWFEDMPPVAYNEGLHFGNLIDEEAVVLQCQTSYDLALGDALSHEKSLSLLREITEDYEHEHRSTGMA; from the coding sequence ATGCACCCCGACCACTCTTCGCAGCCTCGTCCCCAGCCCGAGCCCCGCAGGAACACCACCCCCTACGGCGACGAACTGAAGGCCCGCCGGGAGCAGGCGGGCCTGACGCAGCAGGAACTCGCCGACCTGGCCTTCATGACCCGCACCCACATCGCGCACATCGAGGCGGGCCGCCGCATCCCCTCACTGAGCGACGCACGACGACTGGACGAAGCGCTGCAAACGGGCGGCGTGTTCGCCCGCTTCCTGCCGGACGCGAAGCGCCGCAAGGTCGCCAAGCACTTCGAGGCGGCAAGGGAGTTGGAGTCCCAGGCGAGCATGATCCGGGAGTTCGGCCTCACGCTGGTCCCGGGCCTGTTGCAGACCGAGGGTTACATGCGGGCGGTGTTCCGCGCCTACTTCCCCGTCAAGAGCAAGCAGAAGCTCGAAGAGGCGGTCACCGCACGACTGGAGCGGGCCCACATCCTCGAAGACCCTCTGACACCTCACACGACCGTGCTCCTGGATGAGGCCGCACTGCGCCGCCCGCACGGCGGACCGTCCGTCATGGCGGAGCAGTTGAGGCACATCGCCGGGCTGGCCGAACGGGACCGTCTGCGCCTGCACATCCTCCCCTTCGGAGTTGGCTGCCACGCACTGATCGAGAGCAATCTCCGCCTCATGTGGTTCGAGGACATGCCGCCCGTCGCGTACAACGAGGGGCTGCACTTCGGAAACCTCATCGACGAGGAGGCAGTGGTACTCCAGTGCCAGACCTCCTACGATCTTGCCCTGGGCGACGCACTGTCGCACGAGAAGTCCCTGTCACTGCTCAGGGAGATCACAGAGGACTATGAGCATGAGCACCGAAGCACCGGCATGGCGTAA
- a CDS encoding DUF397 domain-containing protein has protein sequence MSTEAPAWRKSSYSGGSEGDCLEFAPNLPGVVPVRDTKTPTGPTLTFTSTAWNAFLPLPKREGPKG, from the coding sequence ATGAGCACCGAAGCACCGGCATGGCGTAAGTCCAGCTACAGCGGCGGCAGCGAGGGCGACTGCCTCGAATTCGCGCCCAACCTGCCCGGCGTGGTCCCCGTCCGCGACACCAAAACCCCCACCGGCCCCACCCTCACCTTCACCAGCACCGCCTGGAACGCCTTCCTCCCGCTGCCCAAGCGCGAGGGTCCCAAGGGCTGA
- a CDS encoding helix-turn-helix domain-containing protein, protein MLNNVAVALVDGVNPFELGVLCEVFGIDRSEQGLPVYDFAVCGVEQSELPSRSGAFTINVPYGLERLEEADLICVPADQHCESRSYPEELLAALRRGVERGARVLSVCSGAFVLGAAGLLDGRRCTTHWRHVDELAAKFPLARLEPDVLYVDEGSVITSAGTAAGIDACLHLVRQENGPEVANTIARRMVVPPHRDGGQAQYIERPLTPTRCDTVGGVLVWMERNLEQEVTVEELANRAHMSPRTFARRFQQETGTTPYRWLLRQRVLLAQELLEATDETIDVIADRTGFGTAAGLRHHFLRTLGTTPHAYRRTFRGPARAA, encoded by the coding sequence ATGCTGAACAACGTGGCCGTCGCCCTCGTCGACGGCGTGAACCCCTTCGAACTCGGCGTGCTCTGCGAGGTCTTCGGCATCGACCGGAGCGAACAGGGGCTACCGGTATACGACTTCGCCGTCTGCGGTGTCGAGCAGAGTGAACTCCCCTCCCGTTCGGGGGCGTTCACCATCAACGTTCCGTACGGGCTCGAACGGCTGGAGGAGGCGGACCTGATCTGCGTCCCCGCCGACCAGCACTGCGAGTCCCGCAGCTACCCGGAAGAGCTGCTGGCCGCCCTGCGGCGGGGAGTGGAGCGCGGCGCGCGAGTGCTGAGCGTGTGCTCGGGGGCGTTCGTCCTGGGGGCGGCCGGGCTGCTCGACGGGCGGCGGTGCACCACGCACTGGCGGCACGTGGACGAGCTGGCGGCGAAGTTCCCGCTGGCCAGGCTGGAGCCGGACGTGCTGTACGTCGACGAGGGGAGCGTGATCACCTCGGCCGGGACGGCTGCGGGGATCGACGCGTGCCTGCATCTGGTGCGGCAGGAGAACGGGCCCGAGGTGGCCAACACCATCGCCCGGCGGATGGTCGTGCCGCCGCACCGGGACGGCGGGCAGGCCCAGTACATCGAGCGCCCGCTCACCCCGACGCGCTGCGACACGGTCGGCGGGGTCCTCGTCTGGATGGAGCGCAACCTCGAACAAGAGGTCACCGTCGAGGAGTTGGCGAACCGGGCGCACATGTCCCCGCGTACGTTCGCCCGGCGCTTCCAACAGGAGACGGGCACGACTCCGTACCGCTGGCTGCTGCGCCAACGGGTGCTGCTGGCACAGGAGTTGCTGGAGGCGACGGACGAGACGATCGACGTGATCGCCGACCGTACGGGGTTCGGCACGGCGGCGGGGCTGCGACACCACTTCCTGCGGACGCTGGGCACCACCCCGCACGCGTACCGCCGGACCTTCAGAGGTCCGGCGCGCGCCGCCTAA
- the def gene encoding peptide deformylase produces the protein MAQQQQIDEQAEQAEQVSSEFVVDTEDCEARELAYRERGTARPITVVGNPVLHRECKNVTAFDASLASLIDDMFASQKAAEGVGLAANQIGVDLKVFVYDCPDDDGVRHTGVICNPVIDELPADRRVLDDSNEGCLSVPTAYAELARPDYAVVRGQDPEGNPIAIEGTGYFARCLQHETDHLYGRLYIDRLSKRDRKDALKQMAEGTARYETVPND, from the coding sequence TGGACACGGAGGACTGCGAGGCGCGCGAGCTGGCATACCGCGAGCGCGGCACGGCCCGCCCGATCACGGTCGTCGGCAACCCGGTGCTGCACCGCGAGTGCAAGAACGTCACCGCGTTCGACGCGTCGCTCGCCTCGCTCATCGACGACATGTTCGCCAGCCAGAAGGCCGCCGAGGGCGTGGGCCTGGCCGCCAACCAGATCGGCGTCGACCTCAAGGTCTTCGTCTACGACTGCCCGGACGACGACGGCGTCCGCCACACCGGCGTCATCTGCAACCCGGTCATCGACGAACTGCCCGCAGACCGCCGGGTCCTGGACGACTCCAACGAGGGCTGCCTCTCCGTCCCCACCGCGTACGCCGAACTGGCCCGCCCCGACTACGCCGTCGTCCGGGGCCAGGACCCCGAGGGCAACCCGATCGCCATCGAGGGCACCGGCTACTTCGCCCGCTGCCTCCAGCACGAGACGGACCACCTCTACGGCCGCCTCTACATCGACCGCCTCTCCAAGCGCGACCGCAAGGACGCCCTGAAGCAGATGGCCGAGGGCACGGCCCGCTACGAGACCGTCCCCAACGACTAG